One Argentina anserina chromosome 6, drPotAnse1.1, whole genome shotgun sequence genomic window, GCTCTGAAGCTCCAAAAATGGCGAGCAGTTTGCAGATACCAATCTGCATACCCACCTGTTCTTCCTCCTCACGAAAGTCTCGAACTTTCACCACCCTTTGCTCCATGAACGCCAGAGCCAAAGCCAAAATCCCAATCCCTCCTATAAACCCTAAAGACCCCTTCCTCTCCCGCCTCGCTTCCGTCGCTCTCAATTCGACGGAGACCCTGCTCAACCGCCCCGCCAACAGCTCCGACTCTCTTCCCTACTTGGACATTTTCGACGAGCCCAAGCTCATGGCTACCCCTGCACAGGTACCActcttttagtttttctttgtttctttatgaatttgaaatttgaggAGTTGAAAGTTTGGATTTTTAAGGGTTGAGTAGTAATTAGAGGGAtggttttacttttacatGTTAATATTGGTTTCATTGGGTTTATATTGAGCTTGTTCTAATGACTGTAATGTAATGTTTGGTTAATTGTGGTGTAATGGTTGAACCAGGTGGAAAGATCAGTTTCTTACAATGAGCATAGACCAAAGAAGCCGCCTCCGGATTTGCCCTCATTGCTACTTCACGGCAGAATAGTGTATATTGGCATGCCTGTAAGTTGTTGAGCCTTGGTACTTATATCGGTTATAGATTCCATGTCGTAGAATTTATCTGATTTTGTCATATTAGTCAAGCTTAGAATTCAGATgacattaaatatatataaagggaGCAAAAGTGTTTGTCTTGGGTAATATGGTTCCTAAAGGACAGACTACTAAATGAGATGGAAAAGAAAGGAAGAACTCCGGTCTTGTTATCACTTTGTTCTTGCATGTTGTGAAACCTCTCAATTGAATCTTGTGTGTTTCAGCTTGTACCAGCGGTCACAGAGCTTATTGTTGCGGAACTGATGTATCTGCAATGGATGGATCCTAAACAACCGATCTACATTTATATTAATTCAACTGGAACAACACGTGATGATGGTGAAACGGTATGTCGAAGTAAAACTGATATGTGAACTGATTCTATTCTTCGTGATAAATTATTCTTACTCATGTATTCCCAACGGTTCCTATTCAGGTTGGCATGGAGTCGGAAGGTTTTGCCATCTATGATGCGATGATGCAATTGAAAAATGAGGTATATACATTTTAGCTCCTCTTGCATTACTTAGTTTAGTAATTACATTCTAGATTAGCAACTCTGTTAAGGCAGAGATGCATATCATGGCTGTGGACTTTAGCAGTGTCTGAATTTTTGCATTGGAATTTGGTTATTGTTGTTTTGACATTGAATATTCTGGTTATTGTTGAGTCGTGTACATAATTAATATGAAGTAGCGTATTGCAGGTTTTAATTTGCACAATTTTGTTTTCCTGTTTTAAATCCTTTTTCTACCCTGAACTACCGGTGGCAAGAGAATTGGGCAATGAGAAGCACCAGCATCTTAcacatatgtatatgataaatATTATATCTTTGCTTTCTAACATAGTCATTCCTTATTCAGATACATACTGTTGCTGTTGGGGCTGCTATAGGTCAAGCTTGTCTATTGCTTGCAGCAGGAACTAAGGGAAACCGGTTCATGATGCCGCATGCCAAAGGTGtgatgaacttttttttttgaagtgtCAGTTTTATTTCTGAAAGAATGCTCATTATTTCAATCACTCCTGTTTCAGCGATGATCCAGCAGCCTCGTGTACCATCATCTGGACTGATGCCTGCTAGTGATGTTCTTATTCGTGCAAAAGAGGTCAGTCCCACTTAAATTGCAGTTCACCATTGAAGTAGGGACAAATATGACTGTTTCAATATTTTCCTTCGTCTTTGTTCTTGTCCTATGTACATGCTTGCACATTGTCTGGTTATTTGATTGGTATCTTCACTTGTTCAGAGTAGAAAGAGTATAAAAGGTTTTCAATCAAGTCATGATCACCTTTGCATCTTGTAATACAATAGTAGTCAACTGAGCACTGACTTTTCCTCAAGTACTTTTGCAGGTAATCACAAATAGGGACACTCTTGTAAAACTTCTGTCCAAGCACACAGGAAATGTAAGTACTTTTATAAGATGTAATCAATGTTTTAGATGATATTTAATGAACTTATTGTATCATGtggtttatcttttcatttgtttttttcagtCCGTGGAGGCTGTATCCAATCTGATGAAAAGACCGTATTATATGGATTCTACAACGGCTAAAGAATTCGGTGTGATTGACAAGGTAAGTGCTTCTGGTGTTACTTTTGGATTGTTATGTACTGTAATTCTTCACTAGTTGTTGTAAGTTTACCAATATTGCTGCATGCAGATCTTGTGGCGTGGTCAAGAAAAGATAATGGCAGATGTAGCATCGCCTGAGGATTGGGACAAGAATGCCGGTGTCAAAGTTGTGGATGAATTTTAGTCTATATGAACATGGATGCTATGTTGTCATTATAGGTGAGTTgcccttctttttt contains:
- the LOC126801131 gene encoding ATP-dependent Clp protease proteolytic subunit-related protein 3, chloroplastic; translated protein: MASSLQIPICIPTCSSSSRKSRTFTTLCSMNARAKAKIPIPPINPKDPFLSRLASVALNSTETLLNRPANSSDSLPYLDIFDEPKLMATPAQVERSVSYNEHRPKKPPPDLPSLLLHGRIVYIGMPLVPAVTELIVAELMYLQWMDPKQPIYIYINSTGTTRDDGETVGMESEGFAIYDAMMQLKNEIHTVAVGAAIGQACLLLAAGTKGNRFMMPHAKAMIQQPRVPSSGLMPASDVLIRAKEVITNRDTLVKLLSKHTGNSVEAVSNLMKRPYYMDSTTAKEFGVIDKILWRGQEKIMADVASPEDWDKNAGVKVVDEF